A genomic window from Pseudanabaena yagii GIHE-NHR1 includes:
- a CDS encoding TIGR03960 family B12-binding radical SAM protein, whose amino-acid sequence MPVPVEQLLTPEILKPARYLGNEFGAVHKPWDQAIVRWSLTYPEIYEVGASNLGHIILYSIINSKDGQLCDRAYLPAPDLSAKLRETQTALFAVESKRSLREFDILGFSLSYELGATNVLEMFDLAQIPMTWRERSELSIEECPLIFAGGQTATSNPEPYADFFDFFALGDGEELLPEIGEVVKAAKLAGKTRRETLLDLANEIDGVYVPEFYDLDERTGAIKPNRRDVSPRILRRVATPSPEHSIGLVPLIETVHDRLVIEIRRGCTRGCRFCQPGMLTRPARDVDPEKVVDTIERAIRETGYNEFSLLSLSCSDYLALPSVGVQIKNRFKDEHVTLSLPSQRVDRFDENIAHMLRSGDGRQQRLTFAPEAGTQRLRDVINKGLTDEELLQGIKTAYVEGWDKVKLYFMIGLPTETDEDVIGIVNTVEWLQQECSQKGRKKISFNLTISNFTPKPHTPFQWHTVSSGEFVRKQQLLRKEFRRLSGVKVNYTEVRISAMEDFVGRGDRRLGKVLYRAWQLGAGMDSWFENSDKAFGAWTQAIAEADLVWDAPSLKIPDPLPWDHIDTGIDKQWLIEDWERAIAAKVIPDCSFGGCSECGVCGPEFGHNEVIPPPEVPPISLEKPKVPPRVQRIRLKFGKLGDMSLISHLDLQRFFQRAARRAALPIAHTEGFNPLPRISIAKALPLGQTSSAEFVDFELTQVIPIEEFQERFKSELDNDLPIYAIEEIPVHSPSLDSILEVAEYTLTCAFITPKERNAADIMDLLEGASYCVLAATSIQMPKVSKSGRNQMLELRDRIFTINVINPDPNLPTIHFMGSCKPDSNLKPEYVVYMMNKYLPEDDEIKLVKVHRESMR is encoded by the coding sequence ATGCCCGTACCCGTAGAACAGTTACTAACCCCTGAAATCCTGAAACCTGCCCGTTATTTGGGTAACGAGTTTGGTGCAGTGCATAAGCCTTGGGATCAGGCGATCGTGCGTTGGTCGCTCACCTATCCTGAAATTTATGAGGTGGGCGCATCAAACTTGGGACATATCATCCTTTACAGCATTATTAACTCTAAAGATGGGCAGCTATGCGATCGCGCCTATCTTCCTGCCCCCGATCTATCGGCAAAGCTCCGCGAAACTCAGACTGCGTTGTTTGCCGTTGAGTCCAAGCGATCGCTGCGGGAATTTGACATTTTAGGCTTTAGCCTTAGCTATGAGCTAGGCGCAACCAATGTATTGGAAATGTTTGACCTTGCTCAAATTCCGATGACATGGCGAGAGCGTAGTGAGTTAAGTATTGAGGAATGTCCATTAATCTTTGCAGGCGGACAAACCGCTACTTCTAATCCTGAACCATATGCCGATTTCTTTGATTTCTTTGCCCTCGGTGATGGCGAAGAATTATTACCAGAAATTGGGGAAGTCGTGAAAGCGGCGAAGCTAGCGGGCAAAACTCGCCGTGAGACTTTGCTAGATCTTGCCAATGAGATTGATGGAGTTTATGTTCCCGAATTCTATGATCTGGATGAAAGAACGGGAGCGATTAAACCTAATCGCAGAGATGTTTCGCCACGCATTCTGCGCCGTGTCGCCACCCCAAGCCCTGAGCATAGCATCGGCTTAGTTCCCTTAATTGAGACTGTCCATGATCGCCTTGTGATCGAAATTAGAAGAGGCTGTACTCGCGGTTGTCGCTTTTGCCAACCGGGGATGCTTACCCGCCCAGCCCGTGATGTCGATCCTGAGAAGGTGGTCGATACGATTGAGAGAGCGATTCGGGAAACGGGCTATAACGAATTTTCGTTGCTTTCCCTCTCTTGTTCCGATTATTTGGCTTTGCCATCAGTGGGAGTGCAGATTAAGAATCGCTTCAAAGATGAACATGTTACTTTATCGCTTCCTAGTCAAAGGGTCGATCGCTTTGATGAAAATATCGCCCATATGCTCCGTAGTGGTGATGGTCGTCAGCAGAGGCTAACCTTTGCGCCAGAGGCAGGCACACAGCGCCTAAGGGATGTAATTAATAAGGGCTTAACTGATGAAGAATTACTACAGGGCATTAAAACTGCCTATGTCGAAGGTTGGGATAAGGTCAAGCTCTATTTCATGATTGGATTGCCGACAGAAACCGATGAGGATGTAATTGGCATCGTCAATACAGTGGAGTGGCTACAACAGGAATGTTCGCAAAAGGGAAGAAAGAAAATCTCCTTTAATTTGACTATTTCTAACTTCACACCTAAGCCCCATACACCTTTCCAATGGCACACCGTTTCTAGTGGTGAATTTGTGCGGAAACAGCAGCTACTTCGCAAAGAATTCCGTCGCTTGAGTGGCGTGAAGGTTAATTACACCGAAGTTCGCATTAGTGCGATGGAGGATTTTGTCGGACGAGGCGATCGCCGTTTAGGTAAAGTTCTCTATCGCGCATGGCAACTGGGCGCAGGCATGGACTCATGGTTTGAGAATAGTGATAAAGCTTTTGGCGCATGGACACAGGCGATCGCTGAGGCGGATCTGGTTTGGGATGCGCCATCGTTAAAAATTCCCGATCCCTTGCCTTGGGATCATATTGATACGGGCATTGACAAGCAATGGCTGATCGAAGATTGGGAAAGAGCGATCGCTGCTAAGGTAATTCCCGATTGTTCCTTCGGTGGTTGCTCGGAGTGCGGTGTCTGTGGTCCTGAATTTGGTCATAACGAGGTGATCCCCCCCCCCGAAGTTCCGCCAATTTCTTTAGAGAAGCCCAAAGTTCCGCCAAGAGTGCAACGCATTCGCCTTAAGTTTGGCAAATTGGGCGATATGAGTTTGATTTCCCATTTAGATTTACAACGCTTCTTCCAGCGTGCGGCACGTCGTGCGGCTCTGCCCATTGCTCATACCGAAGGCTTTAATCCATTACCACGGATTTCCATTGCTAAGGCTCTGCCTCTAGGTCAAACCAGTAGTGCCGAGTTTGTTGATTTTGAACTGACGCAAGTAATTCCTATTGAGGAATTTCAAGAACGCTTCAAGTCAGAACTAGACAATGATTTACCAATCTATGCCATTGAAGAAATTCCCGTGCATTCTCCTTCCCTAGACTCGATTCTAGAAGTTGCAGAATATACGCTCACCTGTGCCTTTATTACTCCTAAAGAACGCAATGCTGCGGATATTATGGATTTACTCGAAGGTGCAAGTTATTGTGTACTAGCGGCTACTTCTATTCAAATGCCAAAGGTATCGAAATCGGGACGTAATCAAATGCTGGAATTACGCGATCGCATTTTCACAATTAATGTCATCAACCCAGATCCCAATCTGCCCACAATTCACTTCATGGGAAGCTGTAAGCCCGATAGCAATCTCAAGCCTGAGTATGTGGTCTATATGATGAATAAATATCTCCCTGAAGATGACGAGATTAAATTAGTCAAAGTCCATCGTGAATCAATGCGTTAA
- a CDS encoding type II toxin-antitoxin system Phd/YefM family antitoxin — translation MDAMTTQQASNDLDGLIDRVIADVQPTILCNDKGNKAVLISLDEFSAWQETLYLLSNPANAKRLLSSIQSAKSQKVTERALIEE, via the coding sequence ACAGCAAGCAAGTAATGACTTAGATGGTTTAATTGATCGCGTAATAGCCGACGTACAACCAACGATTCTTTGTAATGACAAAGGCAACAAAGCCGTATTAATTTCTCTTGATGAGTTTTCTGCTTGGCAAGAAACTTTATATTTACTGTCAAATCCTGCCAATGCAAAACGTCTCCTCAGTTCAATTCAATCCGCAAAGTCTCAAAAAGTAACTGAGAGAGCTTTAATTGAAGAATGA
- a CDS encoding NADH:flavin oxidoreductase/NADH oxidase: MTHLFTPLQQRGITFRNRIGVSPMCQYSSTDGCASDWHITHLVSRAIGGAGLVFTEAAAVEPEGRISPKDLGIWSDQHIETLTKITQQIHQAGAIAGIQLAHAGRKASCAVPWEGGKPIDESQGGWRPVFAPSAIAFNHANSPEPQALDLAGIERVKAAFINGAKRSVEAGFQVIEIHAAHGYLLHEFLSPLSNHREDDYGGNFENRIRLLVEIAVGIRAVVPDRYPIWVRISASDWTENSWDIEQSIELAHKLKALGIDAIDASSGGILNGLGANIPLGAGYQTAFSDHIRRETGINTATVGLITVPEQADHIVRTGQADFVLIGREFLRDPYWAARAAKQLGIKDFDYPVQYQRAWL; the protein is encoded by the coding sequence ATGACTCATCTATTTACTCCATTACAACAACGCGGCATAACTTTTCGTAATCGGATTGGAGTTTCGCCGATGTGTCAATATTCCAGTACCGATGGATGTGCCAGTGACTGGCACATTACCCATCTAGTTAGTCGCGCGATCGGTGGTGCAGGGCTAGTATTTACCGAAGCTGCCGCAGTAGAACCTGAAGGTCGGATTTCACCCAAAGATTTAGGTATTTGGTCGGATCAACATATTGAAACACTTACCAAAATCACTCAGCAAATCCATCAAGCAGGTGCGATCGCAGGAATTCAACTTGCCCATGCAGGACGTAAAGCAAGTTGTGCTGTGCCTTGGGAAGGAGGTAAGCCAATTGATGAGAGTCAAGGAGGTTGGCGACCTGTGTTTGCCCCTAGTGCGATCGCTTTTAATCATGCTAATAGCCCAGAGCCTCAAGCTTTAGATTTAGCGGGGATTGAGCGAGTCAAAGCCGCCTTTATCAATGGTGCAAAACGTTCCGTCGAAGCAGGATTTCAAGTTATCGAAATTCATGCGGCACATGGCTATTTGCTCCATGAGTTTCTCTCACCCTTGAGCAATCACCGTGAAGATGACTATGGAGGTAATTTTGAGAACCGTATCCGTTTATTAGTCGAAATTGCCGTTGGTATTCGTGCTGTCGTTCCTGATCGCTATCCGATCTGGGTGAGAATTTCGGCAAGTGATTGGACTGAAAATAGTTGGGATATTGAGCAGAGTATAGAACTTGCCCATAAACTGAAAGCATTAGGTATTGATGCGATCGATGCGTCTTCAGGAGGCATTCTCAATGGACTTGGTGCAAATATTCCCCTCGGTGCAGGCTATCAAACTGCTTTTAGCGATCACATCCGTCGGGAAACAGGTATTAATACTGCCACTGTGGGTTTAATTACGGTTCCCGAACAAGCCGATCATATTGTGCGTACAGGTCAAGCTGATTTTGTGTTGATAGGTCGAGAATTTTTGAGAGATCCTTACTGGGCTGCCAGAGCTGCCAAACAATTAGGAATCAAGGACTTCGACTATCCTGTGCAATACCAACGAGCTTGGTTGTAG
- the folK gene encoding 2-amino-4-hydroxy-6-hydroxymethyldihydropteridine diphosphokinase, with the protein MTELCAIALGSNLSSEIGDSEKIVQAAIARLANHPEIEVVKVSRWYRTKAITLPNSAPQPDYINGCAILKTILNPLQLLRALFYIEQIFGRERRERWGARTLDLDLLLYGDRLIDSPELVLPHPRMSDRAFVLLPLAEIAADWIHPVAGISIADLAQNPPDLDLSHPIAIDLVLNS; encoded by the coding sequence ATGACAGAGCTTTGCGCGATCGCCCTCGGTAGTAACCTGAGCAGTGAAATCGGGGACTCCGAAAAAATTGTCCAAGCAGCGATCGCTCGACTCGCTAATCATCCCGAAATCGAGGTGGTTAAGGTTTCGCGTTGGTATCGCACCAAGGCAATTACCTTACCAAATTCTGCACCACAGCCTGATTACATTAATGGTTGTGCAATTTTAAAAACTATTCTCAATCCGTTGCAGTTATTACGTGCTTTGTTTTATATAGAGCAAATTTTTGGACGCGAACGCCGTGAACGGTGGGGAGCTAGAACCCTTGATCTTGATTTATTGCTGTATGGCGATCGCCTCATTGACTCGCCCGAACTAGTATTACCGCATCCTAGAATGAGCGATCGCGCTTTTGTTCTCTTACCCCTAGCCGAAATCGCCGCCGATTGGATTCATCCTGTTGCTGGTATATCGATCGCCGATCTCGCCCAAAATCCCCCTGACCTAGATTTAAGTCATCCCATAGCTATTGATTTAGTCTTAAATAGCTAG
- a CDS encoding NAD-binding protein — translation MKPRIIVCGLDRTGYKILTLLKQQGCFVIGIHDKPIHQADAEIVIGDLAAAETLLAAGIRDAQTLILAGADETRNLSILMQARVLNPHVRIINRLFNSSLGTRLDLTLPNHVTMSVAALAAPVFAFSAMGSEAIGQLRLFNQIWPIHEEYIDERHPWCGKPLSEFWEDRTRMLIYYLPYDEARVDLVSAVLSGRTLQIGDRLLLGTQPSVRTASRPILQKISKLFMGFRHFHEHGKAVLFTAIALLLTIFSATLVYTSLQLKISFVDALYFSVGMITGAGGNEQVVEHATDSIKVFTIIMMLIGTAVIGIFYAILNDFILGSRLRNFWDAARVPQRNHIVICGLGSVGVQTAMQLVNYGYEVLIIERDPNNRFLDTVRSHNIPVIHGDASLPATLKAANLDKAESLLAVTSNDTANLEIALNAKGIAPRCRVVVRYDDPYYAGMAQEVFDFEAVLSPPEIAAPAFASSALGGRILGNGIVADSLWVAIATMITPNHPFCGKPVCEASMTADFVPLYIETACQTIHGWNLLEASLSAGDILYLTMPATKLEQLWRVAPFQVAVS, via the coding sequence ATGAAACCCCGCATTATCGTCTGTGGTCTAGACCGAACGGGTTATAAGATTTTGACCCTGCTCAAGCAGCAAGGTTGTTTTGTGATTGGCATTCATGACAAGCCTATTCACCAAGCGGATGCAGAAATTGTCATTGGAGATTTGGCGGCGGCGGAGACTTTGCTAGCCGCAGGAATTCGAGATGCTCAGACCTTGATTTTGGCAGGAGCCGATGAAACCCGTAATCTCAGCATCTTGATGCAGGCGAGAGTACTTAATCCCCATGTCAGAATTATCAATCGTCTGTTTAACTCTAGTTTGGGTACACGCTTAGATTTAACCCTGCCTAATCATGTCACTATGAGCGTTGCGGCTCTGGCAGCTCCCGTATTTGCCTTTAGCGCTATGGGAAGCGAAGCGATCGGGCAGTTGCGCCTCTTTAACCAAATTTGGCCAATTCACGAAGAATATATCGATGAGCGTCATCCTTGGTGTGGCAAGCCCTTATCAGAGTTTTGGGAAGATCGGACGCGGATGTTGATCTATTACCTTCCCTACGATGAGGCTAGAGTTGATCTCGTAAGTGCTGTACTCAGTGGGCGCACATTGCAGATCGGCGATCGCCTCTTGCTAGGCACACAACCCAGCGTCAGAACTGCCTCGCGTCCGATCTTGCAAAAAATCTCAAAGTTGTTTATGGGCTTTCGTCATTTTCATGAACATGGAAAAGCAGTTTTATTTACAGCGATCGCTCTTTTGCTAACAATTTTTTCTGCAACCTTGGTATATACGAGTTTGCAATTAAAGATTTCCTTTGTTGATGCCCTCTATTTTTCCGTGGGAATGATTACGGGAGCAGGCGGCAATGAGCAGGTAGTAGAACATGCTACTGATAGCATCAAAGTTTTTACAATCATCATGATGCTGATTGGTACAGCAGTAATTGGAATTTTCTACGCGATTCTCAATGATTTTATTCTCGGCTCACGGTTACGGAACTTCTGGGATGCTGCACGAGTACCACAACGTAATCATATTGTGATTTGTGGTTTGGGAAGTGTGGGTGTACAGACAGCCATGCAATTAGTGAACTATGGTTACGAAGTTCTCATCATCGAACGCGATCCTAATAATCGTTTTTTAGATACGGTGCGATCGCATAATATCCCTGTCATTCATGGTGATGCGAGTCTGCCTGCTACGCTCAAAGCTGCCAATCTAGATAAAGCCGAAAGTTTACTTGCTGTCACCAGCAACGATACAGCGAACCTTGAAATTGCTCTCAATGCCAAAGGAATTGCTCCCCGTTGTCGTGTAGTTGTGCGCTATGACGATCCCTATTATGCAGGTATGGCGCAGGAAGTATTTGATTTTGAGGCAGTACTTAGTCCTCCTGAAATTGCGGCTCCTGCTTTTGCTTCCTCCGCTTTAGGTGGACGTATTCTCGGTAATGGCATTGTCGCCGATAGTCTCTGGGTAGCGATCGCTACGATGATTACGCCCAATCATCCCTTCTGCGGCAAACCTGTATGTGAAGCTTCAATGACTGCGGATTTTGTACCGCTTTATATTGAAACTGCCTGTCAAACAATTCACGGATGGAATTTGCTAGAAGCTTCTCTCAGTGCAGGAGATATTCTCTATTTGACGATGCCTGCCACAAAATTAGAACAACTCTGGAGAGTTGCGCCATTTCAAGTTGCAGTTAGTTAA
- a CDS encoding Txe/YoeB family addiction module toxin, translating to MKLTFTEEGWDDYLWFQENYKKLLKRINTVIKEVLRSPCEGIGKPERLKANLSGYWSRRINTEHRLVYEVLDDSIIIIARRYHYQD from the coding sequence ATGAAACTTACATTTACAGAAGAGGGTTGGGATGATTATTTATGGTTTCAGGAAAATTATAAAAAACTTCTAAAAAGAATTAATACTGTAATCAAAGAAGTTCTACGCAGTCCTTGTGAAGGAATTGGTAAACCAGAAAGATTGAAAGCAAATCTCTCAGGCTATTGGTCTAGACGGATCAACACTGAACATAGACTCGTTTATGAAGTACTGGATGACAGCATCATCATTATTGCTCGCAGATATCATTATCAAGATTAG